In Erpetoichthys calabaricus chromosome 2, fErpCal1.3, whole genome shotgun sequence, a genomic segment contains:
- the LOC114645886 gene encoding uncharacterized protein LOC114645886, with amino-acid sequence MFCPFCGNHFSQLARFCYSCGKCLDFLKEAPRTEDPDAQPTSKPPGNVNQSTEEQPCPSYKQFMDYRNFKSKERQSFSCGSKRRLKQEQRQVQINIGLMVPNGSDLKPVRGKTLPLFTDPLVAAPDLLKLAVQKMRTFNKDMDEGPYILLYPDCSEVVNVPGTERPFVLAEYKKEIGKAYCRISFFICLEKDFRRVDVSSESDSDSEIFVTSRSTIEFNQADTVVFEDCNQSTPKHKLEDVVDASKQSSTIQAGQIVISDTEDTLPEYNVTKSTYYSKYTHLYAPCVEEEDEEPVPVNLGNLSDTTIEEVNITLPDVIAKLSHHIDHGRVSRFNIARSNVWDGAVRGFKRATYSETCDMLVRFTDDAGVFEDGIDTGGPRREFLTLLMNHLKDRPIFDGPTGQRYLVYNANALREDEYFLAGKMIAVSVVHGGPGPHFLSEDLVLYLAGQPSFNATVNDVTEEEIKKALQEIDCAASVEALRECTLKHSTMLQTAGCLRYVATLEEKRTIVSDYLRWYIIDRNSCVIDRFKNGLSALQFLTALQQHPTLMIPVLCHSEKKVTALELEGLFKPDLSPSGSNRRLKEGQTLGYWADYLLDCEEGQAAVCVEDVFMFATGLTSLPPSGLEPLPRIEFLDDSPFPMANTCSNTMKLPLLDSYKVFKSHMDFGIQNSPGFGCF; translated from the exons ATGTTTTGTCCATTTTGTGGAAACCATTTTAGCCAGTTAGCCCGCTTTTGTTATTCTTGTGGGAAATGTTTAGACTTTTTAAAAGAGGCTCCCCGCACGGAAGACCCAGATGCACAGCCGACGTCTAAACCACCTGGAAATGTTAATCAAAGTACCG aagaacaaccgtGCCCATCATATAAACAGTTCATGGACTACAGAAACTTCAAATCAAAAGAAAGACAGTCCTTTAGCTGTGGGTCAAAGAGACGACTAAAACAAGAACAGAGACAAGTTCAG atAAACATAGGATTGATGGTGCCAAATGGAAGTGATTTAAAACCTGTAAGAGGGAAAACACTCCCATTATTTACAGACCCTCTGGTAGCAGCGCCTGATCTGCTGAAACTAGCTGTCCAGAAAATGAGAACATTTAACAAGGACATGGATGAAGGGCCATATATACTTTTGTATCCAGATTGCTCAGAGGTGGTCAATGTGCCTGGGACAGAGAGGCCATTCGTATTGGCAgaatataaaaaggaaatagGAAAGGCATATTGCAGGATCTCATTTTTTATATGCCTTGAAAAAGACTTTAGAAGAG TGGATGTTAGCTCAGAATCAGACTCAGATTCTGAAATTTTTGTTACAAGTAGGAGCACAATTGAATTCAATCAGGCTGACACTGTG GTTTTTGAAGACTGCAACCAAAGTACACCCAAACACAAACTAGAAGATGTAGT AGATGCATCCAAACAGTCATCAACGATTCAAGCTGGACAG ataGTAATATCTGATACTGAGGATACTCTACCTGAATACAATGTGACTAAGTCCACCTACTACAG TAAATATACACACCTTTATGCACCATGTGTTGAAGAAGAGGATGAAGAGCCAGTTCCTGTAAATTTGGGGAATTTATCAGACACAACCAT AGAAGAGGTAAACATTACACTACCTGATGTCATTGCAAAGCTGTCACATCATATTGATCATGGAAGAGTTAGCCGGTTCAACATTGCAAGGTCAAATGTCTGGGATGGAGCAGTCCGAGGTTTCAAGCGTGCAACATATTCAGAAACCTGTGATATGCTGGTCAGATTTACTGATGATGCTGGTGTTTTTGAGGATGGAATTGATACAGGTGGTCCAAGACGAGAGTTTCTAACTCTACTGATGAACCATCTTAAAGACCGACCAATTTTTGATGGACCAACAGGACAACGTTACTTAGTCTACAATGCAAATG CTCTCCGGGAGGATGAGTACTTCTTGGCAGGAAAGATGATTGCGGTATCAGTTGTACATGGAGGCCCAGGTCCGCATTTCCTCTCGGAAGATCTTGTACTGTATCTTGCAGGCCAGCCTTCATTCAATGCAACAGTGAATGATgtaactgaagaagaaataaagaaagctttGCAAGAG attGACTGTGCTGCTTCTGTCGAAGCTTTGCGAGAATGTACTTTAAAACATAGCACAATGTTACAGACAGCTGGTTGTCTGAGATATGTGGCTACTCTTGAAGAAAAGAGAACAATTGTGTCAGACTACCTCCGATGGTATATTATCGACCGTAACTCATGTGTAATTGACAG atttaaaaatggtcTTTCAGCTCTTCAGTTTTTGACTGCACTGCAGCAGCATCCTACTTTGATGATCCCTGTGCTGTGCCACTCAGAAAAGAAGGTCACTGCTCTTGAACTTGAGGGACTTTTCAAACCTGACCTCAGTCCATCAGGGAGCAACAGGAGACTCAAAGAAGGACAAACATTAGGCTACTGGGCTGACTATCTCCTTGATTGTGAAG AAGGTCAGGCTGCTGTTTGCGTGGAAGATGTTTTCATGTTTGCAACTGGACTAACTTCACTTCCCCCGTCTGGATTGGAACCACTGCCAAGGATTGAGTTCCTGGATGATTCACCGTTCCCAATGGCAAACACGTGTtcaaacacaatgaaattacCACTGCTGGATTCATACAAGGTGTTTAAATCACATATGGATTTTGGAATTCAGAATTCTCCAGGATTTGGCTGTTTTTAA
- the LOC127526800 gene encoding uncharacterized protein LOC127526800 yields MFCPFCGNHFSQLACFCYSCGKCLDFLKEAPQMEDVIRCCIGYFNEGHSYNVIVDMMSFVHGVNISLRCLKTKLTEAGLYRRKEYSSTNAARNAIRLELRGPGQLFGYRTMWQVLRQKYNLRVKRDDVMALLRELNPRGCEKRARRRFIRRTYHSMGPNYMWHADGYDKLKPFGFAISGCIDGFSRKVLWLVSGPTNNNPSVIAHNFLTCVRHLGVVPMRLRTDCGTENGIMAAIQCTLRHQHADYYSGVSSHMYGSSTNNQRIESWWSIFRKGRSQFWMELFADLRDAGHFNGSREHQCLLRFCFSDVIQKDLDECRTLWNSHRIRPSTTASCPGGVPNELYYLPHRFGSRDCGFRIECTELDTFPESNQPTHSCGDMNMQEYLDFVMEHSHLQKPENWESASELYIHLKEIAQL; encoded by the exons ATGTTTTGTCCATTTTGTGGTAACCATTTTAGCCAGTTAGCTTGCTTTTGTTATTCTTGTGGGAAATGTTTAGACTTTCTAAAAGAGGCTCCCCAGATGGAAGATGTGATACGTTGTTGTATTGGCTATTTCAATGAAGGCCACTCCTACAATGTAATCGTTGACATGATGTCCTTTGTACATGGTGTAAACATTAGCTTGCGGTGTCTTAAAACTAAACTTACAGAAGCCGGACTATATCGTAGAAAGGAGTATTCCTCCACAAACGCTGCCAGGAATGCCATCAGGTTGGAGCTTCGTGGACCTGGTCAACTTTTTGGCTACCGAACGATGTGGCAAGTACTCAGGCAAAAGTACAATTTGCGAGTAAAGAGAGATGATGTTATGGCTTTACTCCGGGAGCTAAATCCCCGAGGATGCGAGAAGAGAGCACGCAGAAGGTTTATAAGAAGAACTTATCACTCGATGGGGCCGAATTATATGTGGCATGCTGATGGTTACGACAAACTAAAGCCATTCGGATTTGCTATTTCTGGATGCATTGATGGATTTTCACGTAAAGTACTGTGGCTTGTAAGTGGACCAACAAATAACAATCCATCAGTGATCGCTCACAATTTCCTAACTTGTGTGCGACACCTTGGTGTTGTGCCCATGAGGCTGAGGACCGATTGCGGCACGGAGAATGGCATTATGGCTGCAATTCAATGTACCCTACGTCACCAGCATGCCGACTACTACTCGGGAGTGTCTAGCCACATGTATGGCTCATCCACGAACAATCAACGTATTGAGTCGTGGTGGTCCATATTCAGAAAGGGAAG GTCTCAATTCTGGATGGAGTTATTTGCAGACCTCAGAGATGCAGGACACTTTAATGGAAGTCGTGAACATCAGTGCTTGCTAAGATTTTGCTTCAGTGATGTCatacagaaggacctggatgaATGCAGGACTCTGTGGAATAGTCACCGGATTCGCCCTTCTACAACCGCATCATGTCCTGGAGGAGTGCCTAATGAACTGTACTATTTACCACACAG ATTTGGCTCCAGAGACTGTGGATTTAGGATTGAATGTACAGAACTGGATACTTTCCCCGAATCAAATCAGCCAACGCATTCATGTGGTGACATGAACATGCAGGAGTACTTGGActttgttatggagcacagtcaCCTACAGAAGCCAGAGAACTGGGAGTCTGCATCAGAACTGTATATACATCTTAAAGAAATCGCTCAGTTATAA